One segment of Ziziphus jujuba cultivar Dongzao chromosome 12, ASM3175591v1 DNA contains the following:
- the LOC107429096 gene encoding rhamnogalacturonan I rhamnosyltransferase 1-like, translating into MMENGKVQFGFEELKVGEAKGKIQKMESVKNMGVGGVKVEKWKSLVIGWIKTEKLKSTIIAQSSLTRLQLWTLGAATLLLLCVCLVQLSALSQEIKPRLLMFQFSHQHINDNPSLETREYVNNGYLMVSANGGLNQMRAGICDMVVIARYLNLTLIVPELDNTSFWNDRSQFEDIFDVDYFISSLKDQVRILKYLPPTQHRSFLYSMPPRSWSNMSFYYDIVLPRIKKNQVLHFTKTDTRLANNGLPIEVQRLRCRVNYQALRFTSPIEELGKKIVRLLRQKGPFLVLHLRYEMDMLAFSGCTEGCNSREVEQLTSMRYAYPWWKEKEIDSVKKRKAGGCPLTPEETALALRALDIDPSIQIYIAAGDIYGGERRMASLRLAFPHIVTKETLLKFSDLQPFKNHSNQMAALDYIVALESDNFVPSYGGNMANVVEGHRRYLGFKTTIRLDRKLLVYLIDQYKNGTLSWDEFSQAVKTGHADRMGNPTQRLEIPGKPKEEEYFYRNPQECLPPITRRIISKSS; encoded by the exons ATGATGGAAAATGGCAAAGTGCAGTTTGGATTTGAAGAGTTAAAAGTCGGGGAAGCAAAGGGTAAGATTCAGAAAATGGAGAGTGTGAAGAATATGGGAGTAGGAGGGGTAAAAGTGGAAAAATGGAAGAGTTTGGTAATTGGATGGATTAAAACAGAGAAGCTTAAAAGCACGATAATTGCTCAGTCAAGTTTAACCAGGTTGCAGCTTTGGACACTTGGAGCTGCCACTCTGTTGCTGCTTTGTGTTTGTTTGGTGCAACTGAGTGCTCTTAGCCAGGAAATAAAGCCAAGGCTTTTGATGTTTCAATTTTCTCATCAACATATTAATGATAATCCCTCTCTTGAAACAA GAGAATATGTGAACAACGGATATCTAATGGTTTCAGCCAATGGAGGATTGAATCAAATGCGAGCTGGT ATTTGTGACATGGTAGTCATTGCAAGATATTTGAATCTCACACTTATCGTTCCTGAATTGGATAATACTTCCTTTTGGAATGATCGCAG TCAGTTCGAGGATATATTCGATGTGGATTACTTCATCTCTTCATTGAAAGACCAAGTCCGGATATTGAAATATCTTCCTCCTACACAGCATCGATCGTTTCTATATTCCATGCCACCACGTAGCTGGTCTAACATGTCCTTCTATTACGACAtt GTTCTCCCACGCATAAAAAAGAATCAAGTCCTCCATTTCACTAAAACCGATACAAGGCTTGCCAACAATGGACTCCCTATAGAGGTTCAGCGACTGCGCTGCAGAGTAAATTATCAAGCTCTCAGATTCACTTCCCCTATTGAAGAACTTGGCAAGAAGATTGTTCGGCTTTTGAGACAAAAGGGTCCTTTCCTAGTTCTTCATCTAAGATACGAAATGGACATGTTAGCATTTTCCGGTTGCACCGAAGGTTGCAACAGCAGAGAAGTTGAGCAATTAACTAGTATGAG atatgCATATCCATGGTGGAAAGAGAAGGAAATAGATTcggtaaagaaaagaaaggctGGGGGTTGCCCTTTAACCCCAGAGGAAACTGCACTTGCATTGAGGGCATTGGATATAGATCCAAGTATCCAAATTTATATAGCAGCTGGTGATATATATGGTGGAGAAAGAAGAATGGCATCTCTGAGATTAGCTTTTCCACATATT GTTACAAAGGAAACGTTACTAAAATTTTCGGATCTTCAGCCCTTCAAGAACCATTCAAACCAAATGGCTGCACTGGATTATATAGTGGCATTAGAAAGTGATAATTTTGTTCCTTCTTATGGAGGAAACATGGCAAATGTAGTCGAAGGCCACAGACG ATACTTGGGGTTCAAGACCACAATTCGTCTGGACAGAAAGCTTTTAGTGTACCTAATAGACCAATATAAGAATGGAACACTGAGCTGGGATGAATTTTCCCAAGCAGTGAAAACGGGTCATGCGGATCGAATGGGTAACCCGACCCAGAGATTGGAGATTCCTGGAAAACCTAAAGAAGAAGAGTATTTCTATCGCAATCCTCAGGAATGTTTGCCACCAATCACTCGAAGAATAATTTCAAAATCATCGTAA